A section of the Vespa velutina chromosome 6, iVesVel2.1, whole genome shotgun sequence genome encodes:
- the LOC124950050 gene encoding condensin-2 complex subunit D3-like isoform X4: protein MNVIVYSSVMEFLQIFDNFKLDDLNDKWVNTVWDSQFLTYEEPPQDDYFLFIESEDMDLLLQDTCEVVKDWLAEIQTSEECNNKEANVSWDVLVSLNINVHALLSVLYYIIKSGQRDEANKTSKQTCLSATSLYFMLLAIPGSHAFNIFHPNLYKKAIESLKLCKLLIPIITKGNKTVNLEYMDINEDQSSDHVTSLSEKVLLIEGLKSILCNFITMIKLFSFRTYSHSLDITISVLLEVTDVNQFEYQRTRTKLFCNAYTALFKLCDNKHGPIKATIMMIAKYIHPRFLFNHNDHQIKFMANMHELTIDFLRKLLDSYEKEAKIAIMTLIQYIMIKCPERQEARQKQATVLLKLITICKEDIIIHIINDIISLSHNTKVSCRLFAQEMIGKLLMESNLNNHGLIESSQWKKIKKALIATTLSRCLDSSNMVRGRAMATIAEFTDTQNNIIEMLVEDTSEVSCSNETLPLFDELRTILIRDVNLMPRLNTVLVMLIDRVEDERALVRRSALQILKNLTIKFPILTCQVAPIVGRRCRDPVMTVRRFAIHVLSVILEHFPSDSQILNEWVETVLPQIFDTEIKVQEKALESFQDLLISKITNHSNYTDNAKNSLPWRIVGKLTDMKMMKHLSRACKIWTKNNLINNSLITDIQSHIGSENDTSAWVLLTAISESMKLPNLDKHIGDYKDLIQKNNYHSNLILQILRNSWSSLNKNDMKDLYEYLYQCLCDFKIHFGLISICLDIIGGIIKQLYPIDNNRLVQSNTMKLMEISEVKIQKMLKTNNKTMIDTSNYIKAMSTLGHVAFSCTNKLSSSTLRILEGLLLESELLPDSIKEVKELQAFAVVVLGQHAIRDHEIAQEVIPILGRLLRMDINHNSSTEIAIKVNAAKALADLCIRFTTLVEPYLSDMCICMKDRSSIVREAVVVIFIQLLLEDFIKVKGPFFFHILTMLFDPDKMIRELTIFLIEERLLKKNKVLISQKFLESIYHYNDYQFKHKLCDRKMRKEEKEILTFPGNKNHDNRAIIYNFMIEHLDPPEKIKLLVKLTTQVLGRVSNGTINVTSQKGACVLKDTLYILNNERLQPFLSSNKHPINTQDQEDFMNPSDVSTTNAITVIIEGMKRHGLEILLPTLLKVKEKLEILKSPLKHDVMRFVFRMYTIYSKEHLANLLNEYPQLEKEIDQYKRNVDKDANTETDDVEIQDNLASLKNGTENLKTNVQLSICTRIPKVILHRISPTSFKKRQESNPSTSTPKLSDRSYGYKRDYILPIKCNKRSSHSQEMTLNHKVIKSSTVQIESDSE, encoded by the exons ATGAACGTTATCGTTTATTCCAGCG TGATGGAGTTTCTACAAATTTTTGACAATTTTAAATTGGACGATCTGAACGATAAGTGGGTAAATACTGTGTGGGATTCACAATTTCTAACCTACGAGGAACCACCTCAagatgattattttcttttcattgaaaGCGAGGATATGGACTTATTATTACAAGACACTTGTGAAGTCGTCAAAGATTGGCTTGCTGAAATTCAAACTTCAGAAGAatgcaataataaagaagCAAATGTTTCTTGGGATGTATTAGTAAGTTTGAATATAAATGTGCATGCTTTGTTATCGGTTTTgtactatataataaaatctggTCAACGTGATGAAGCTAACAAAACAAGTAAGCAAACTTGTTTAAGCGCAacaagtttatattttatgttattggCTATACCTGGAAGTCatgcttttaatatatttcatccaaacttatataaaaaagcaATTGAATCTTTGAAATTATGCAAACTCTTAATTCCAATAATTACAAAGGGAAATAAAACTGTAAATTTAGAATATATGGATATTAATGAAGATCAATCGAGCGATCATGTTACTTCACTTTCAGAAAAGGTTTTATTGATTGAAGGTCTTAAAAGTATTTTGTGTAATTTCATCACAATGataaagttattttcttttagaacTTATTCACATTCATTAGATATTACTATCTCTGTATTACTTGAAGTTACTGATGTCAATCAGTTTGAATATCAAAGAACAAGAactaaattattttgtaatgcTTATACAGCTCTATTTAAATTATGTGATAATAAACACGGACCTATCAAAGCAACTATTATGATGATAGCAAAATACATACatcctcgttttctttttaatcataatgatcatcaaataaaatttatggcAAATATGCATGAATTAACAAtagattttttaagaaaattattagattcttatgaaaaagaagcaaagattgctataatgacattaattcaatatattatgattaaatGTCCAGAACGGCAAGAGGCTCGTCAGAAGCAAGCTACAGtattattaaaactaattACAATATGCAAAGAAGAtatcattatacatattattaatgatataatatccCTTTCGCATAATACAAAAGTATCCTGTAGGCTATTTGCTCAAGAGATGATTGGAAAACTTTTAATGGaatctaatttaaataatcacgGTTTAATAGAATCTTCTCAgtggaagaagataaaaaaagcaTTAATTGCTACAACATTGAGTAGATGTCTGGATTCTTCTAATATGGTAAGAGGTAGAGCTATGGCAACAATTGCAGAATTTACAGATAcacaaaataatatcattgaaatgcTCGTAGAAGATACATCTGAAGTATCGTGCTCTAATGAGACACTTCCTTTATTCGATGAATTaagaacaatattaataagagaTGTTAATCTGATGCCAAGATTAAATACAGTACTCGTTATGTTAATAGACCGAGTAGAAGATGAAAGAGCATTAGTAAGACGAAGTGCATTacagattttaaaaaatttgactATTAAATTTCCCATACTGACATGTCAAGTTGCTCCTATAGTTGGTCGTCGTTGCAGAGACCCTGTAATGACAGTACGTCGTTTTGCAATACATGTATTATCTGTTATTTTAGAACATTTTCCTAGTGATTCACAAATCCTTAATGAATGGGTAGAAACAGTATTACCACAAATATTTGATACTGAAATTAAAGTACAAGAAAAAGCACTAGAATCCTTCCAAGACTTACTAATAAGTAAGATAACAAATCATTCCAATTATACTGATAATGCAAAAAACAGTTTACCATGGAGAATTGTGGGTAAATTAACTGACATGAAAATGATGAAACATTTATCAAGAGCTTGTAAAATATGGACTAAAAATAATCTCATAAACAACTCTTTAATCACAGATATACAATCACATATTGGATCAGAAAATGATACATCTGCATGGGTTCTTTTAACGGCAATATCTGAAAGCATGAAATTACCAAATTTGGATAAACATATTGGCGATTATAAAGAtcttatacaaaaaaataactatcattcaaatttaattttacaaatattgaGAAATTCTTGGTcgtctttaaataaaaatgacatgAAGGATTTGTATGAATATCTTTATCAATGCCTTTGTGAtttcaaaattcattttgGTTTAATTAGTATTTGTCTTGATATCATTGGtggtataataaaacaattatatcctattgataataatcgtttagTGCAATCTAACACGATGAAATTAATGGAAATATCAGaagtaaaaatacaaaaaatgcTTAAAACTAACAATAAAACGATGATAGATAcgtcaaattatataaaagctATGTCTACGTTAGGACATGTTGCATTTTCATGTACTAATAAGCTTTCATCATCTACTTTACGTATTTTGGAAGGCTTATTACTTGAATCGGAATTATTACCAGATTCAATAAAGGAAGTAAAAGAATTACAAGCTTTTGCTGTGGTTGTGCTTGGACAACATGCAATAAGAGATCATGAGATAGCACAAGAGGTAATACCAATTTTAGGTAGACTCTTGCGTATGGATATAAATCACAATTCAAGCACAGAGATAGCTATTAAGGTGAATGCTGCTAAAGCTTTAGCAGATCTCTGTATTAGGTTCACTACATTAGTTGAACCTTATTTATCAGACATGTGTATTTGTATGAAAGATCGTAGTTCTATAGTAAGAGAAGCTGttgttgtaatatttatacagtTATTGTTAgaagattttataaaagtaaaaggacCATTCTTTTTCCATATATTAACAATGTTATTTGACCCAGATAAAATGATACGGGAGttaactatttttttaatcgaagaaagacttttaaaaaaaaataaagtactGATATCACAAAAGTTTTTGGAAAgcatatatcattataatgattatcaaTTCAAGCACAAATTATGTGATCGTAAAAtgcgaaaggaagaaaaagaaatcttaacATTTCCAGGAAATAAGAATCATGATAATAGagcaattatttataattttatgatagaACATTTAGATCCtcctgaaaaaataaaattacttgtAAAATTAACTACGCAAGTACTTGGTAGAGTTTCTAATGGTACAATTAATGTTACAAGTCAAAAAGGTGCATGTGTTCTAAaagatacattatatatacttaataatgAACGTTTACAACCATTTCTATCCTCTAATAAACATCCTATAAATACTCAAGATCAAGAAGATTTTATGAATCCATCAGATGTATCAACTACTAATGcaataactgtaattataGAAGGAATGAAAAGGCATGGTTTAGAGATATTATTGCCAACATTactaaaagtaaaagagaaattggAAATTTTAAAATCACCTTTAAAACATGATGTAATGAGATTTGTTTTTAGAATGTATACAATTTACAGCAAAGAACATCTTGCAAATTTGTTAAATGAATATCCACAATTGGAGAAAGAAATTGATCAATACAAAAG AAATGTTGATAAAGATGCAAACACAGAGACTGATGATGTTGAAATACAAGATAATTTGGCATCACTTAAGAATGGCACAGAGAATCTTAAAACAAATGTACAACTTTCTATCTGTACTCGTATACCTAAAGTTATTTTACATCGTATTTCACCAACGTCCTTTAAAAAAAg ACAAGAATCTAATCCAAGTACTAGTACACCAAAATTATCTGACAGAAGTTATGGTTATAAACGTGATTATATATTAccaattaaatgtaataaaagatCCTCTCATTCTCAGGAGATGACATTGAATCATAAAGTCATAAAAAGTAGTACAGTGCAAATTGAAAGTGATTCTGAATAG
- the LOC124950050 gene encoding condensin-2 complex subunit D3-like isoform X1 yields MNVIVYSSVMEFLQIFDNFKLDDLNDKWVNTVWDSQFLTYEEPPQDDYFLFIESEDMDLLLQDTCEVVKDWLAEIQTSEECNNKEANVSWDVLVSLNINVHALLSVLYYIIKSGQRDEANKTSKQTCLSATSLYFMLLAIPGSHAFNIFHPNLYKKAIESLKLCKLLIPIITKGNKTVNLEYMDINEDQSSDHVTSLSEKVLLIEGLKSILCNFITMIKLFSFRTYSHSLDITISVLLEVTDVNQFEYQRTRTKLFCNAYTALFKLCDNKHGPIKATIMMIAKYIHPRFLFNHNDHQIKFMANMHELTIDFLRKLLDSYEKEAKIAIMTLIQYIMIKCPERQEARQKQATVLLKLITICKEDIIIHIINDIISLSHNTKVSCRLFAQEMIGKLLMESNLNNHGLIESSQWKKIKKALIATTLSRCLDSSNMVRGRAMATIAEFTDTQNNIIEMLVEDTSEVSCSNETLPLFDELRTILIRDVNLMPRLNTVLVMLIDRVEDERALVRRSALQILKNLTIKFPILTCQVAPIVGRRCRDPVMTVRRFAIHVLSVILEHFPSDSQILNEWVETVLPQIFDTEIKVQEKALESFQDLLISKITNHSNYTDNAKNSLPWRIVGKLTDMKMMKHLSRACKIWTKNNLINNSLITDIQSHIGSENDTSAWVLLTAISESMKLPNLDKHIGDYKDLIQKNNYHSNLILQILRNSWSSLNKNDMKDLYEYLYQCLCDFKIHFGLISICLDIIGGIIKQLYPIDNNRLVQSNTMKLMEISEVKIQKMLKTNNKTMIDTSNYIKAMSTLGHVAFSCTNKLSSSTLRILEGLLLESELLPDSIKEVKELQAFAVVVLGQHAIRDHEIAQEVIPILGRLLRMDINHNSSTEIAIKVNAAKALADLCIRFTTLVEPYLSDMCICMKDRSSIVREAVVVIFIQLLLEDFIKVKGPFFFHILTMLFDPDKMIRELTIFLIEERLLKKNKVLISQKFLESIYHYNDYQFKHKLCDRKMRKEEKEILTFPGNKNHDNRAIIYNFMIEHLDPPEKIKLLVKLTTQVLGRVSNGTINVTSQKGACVLKDTLYILNNERLQPFLSSNKHPINTQDQEDFMNPSDVSTTNAITVIIEGMKRHGLEILLPTLLKVKEKLEILKSPLKHDVMRFVFRMYTIYSKEHLANLLNEYPQLEKEIDQYKRNVDKDANTETDDVEIQDNLASLKNGTENLKTNVQLSICTRIPKVILHRISPTSFKKRYSKILSSNLINNLQSEISSSDNRPNLISTKLSNSCIFRQESNPSTSTPKLSDRSYGYKRDYILPIKCNKRSSHSQEMTLNHKVIKSSTVQIESDSE; encoded by the exons ATGAACGTTATCGTTTATTCCAGCG TGATGGAGTTTCTACAAATTTTTGACAATTTTAAATTGGACGATCTGAACGATAAGTGGGTAAATACTGTGTGGGATTCACAATTTCTAACCTACGAGGAACCACCTCAagatgattattttcttttcattgaaaGCGAGGATATGGACTTATTATTACAAGACACTTGTGAAGTCGTCAAAGATTGGCTTGCTGAAATTCAAACTTCAGAAGAatgcaataataaagaagCAAATGTTTCTTGGGATGTATTAGTAAGTTTGAATATAAATGTGCATGCTTTGTTATCGGTTTTgtactatataataaaatctggTCAACGTGATGAAGCTAACAAAACAAGTAAGCAAACTTGTTTAAGCGCAacaagtttatattttatgttattggCTATACCTGGAAGTCatgcttttaatatatttcatccaaacttatataaaaaagcaATTGAATCTTTGAAATTATGCAAACTCTTAATTCCAATAATTACAAAGGGAAATAAAACTGTAAATTTAGAATATATGGATATTAATGAAGATCAATCGAGCGATCATGTTACTTCACTTTCAGAAAAGGTTTTATTGATTGAAGGTCTTAAAAGTATTTTGTGTAATTTCATCACAATGataaagttattttcttttagaacTTATTCACATTCATTAGATATTACTATCTCTGTATTACTTGAAGTTACTGATGTCAATCAGTTTGAATATCAAAGAACAAGAactaaattattttgtaatgcTTATACAGCTCTATTTAAATTATGTGATAATAAACACGGACCTATCAAAGCAACTATTATGATGATAGCAAAATACATACatcctcgttttctttttaatcataatgatcatcaaataaaatttatggcAAATATGCATGAATTAACAAtagattttttaagaaaattattagattcttatgaaaaagaagcaaagattgctataatgacattaattcaatatattatgattaaatGTCCAGAACGGCAAGAGGCTCGTCAGAAGCAAGCTACAGtattattaaaactaattACAATATGCAAAGAAGAtatcattatacatattattaatgatataatatccCTTTCGCATAATACAAAAGTATCCTGTAGGCTATTTGCTCAAGAGATGATTGGAAAACTTTTAATGGaatctaatttaaataatcacgGTTTAATAGAATCTTCTCAgtggaagaagataaaaaaagcaTTAATTGCTACAACATTGAGTAGATGTCTGGATTCTTCTAATATGGTAAGAGGTAGAGCTATGGCAACAATTGCAGAATTTACAGATAcacaaaataatatcattgaaatgcTCGTAGAAGATACATCTGAAGTATCGTGCTCTAATGAGACACTTCCTTTATTCGATGAATTaagaacaatattaataagagaTGTTAATCTGATGCCAAGATTAAATACAGTACTCGTTATGTTAATAGACCGAGTAGAAGATGAAAGAGCATTAGTAAGACGAAGTGCATTacagattttaaaaaatttgactATTAAATTTCCCATACTGACATGTCAAGTTGCTCCTATAGTTGGTCGTCGTTGCAGAGACCCTGTAATGACAGTACGTCGTTTTGCAATACATGTATTATCTGTTATTTTAGAACATTTTCCTAGTGATTCACAAATCCTTAATGAATGGGTAGAAACAGTATTACCACAAATATTTGATACTGAAATTAAAGTACAAGAAAAAGCACTAGAATCCTTCCAAGACTTACTAATAAGTAAGATAACAAATCATTCCAATTATACTGATAATGCAAAAAACAGTTTACCATGGAGAATTGTGGGTAAATTAACTGACATGAAAATGATGAAACATTTATCAAGAGCTTGTAAAATATGGACTAAAAATAATCTCATAAACAACTCTTTAATCACAGATATACAATCACATATTGGATCAGAAAATGATACATCTGCATGGGTTCTTTTAACGGCAATATCTGAAAGCATGAAATTACCAAATTTGGATAAACATATTGGCGATTATAAAGAtcttatacaaaaaaataactatcattcaaatttaattttacaaatattgaGAAATTCTTGGTcgtctttaaataaaaatgacatgAAGGATTTGTATGAATATCTTTATCAATGCCTTTGTGAtttcaaaattcattttgGTTTAATTAGTATTTGTCTTGATATCATTGGtggtataataaaacaattatatcctattgataataatcgtttagTGCAATCTAACACGATGAAATTAATGGAAATATCAGaagtaaaaatacaaaaaatgcTTAAAACTAACAATAAAACGATGATAGATAcgtcaaattatataaaagctATGTCTACGTTAGGACATGTTGCATTTTCATGTACTAATAAGCTTTCATCATCTACTTTACGTATTTTGGAAGGCTTATTACTTGAATCGGAATTATTACCAGATTCAATAAAGGAAGTAAAAGAATTACAAGCTTTTGCTGTGGTTGTGCTTGGACAACATGCAATAAGAGATCATGAGATAGCACAAGAGGTAATACCAATTTTAGGTAGACTCTTGCGTATGGATATAAATCACAATTCAAGCACAGAGATAGCTATTAAGGTGAATGCTGCTAAAGCTTTAGCAGATCTCTGTATTAGGTTCACTACATTAGTTGAACCTTATTTATCAGACATGTGTATTTGTATGAAAGATCGTAGTTCTATAGTAAGAGAAGCTGttgttgtaatatttatacagtTATTGTTAgaagattttataaaagtaaaaggacCATTCTTTTTCCATATATTAACAATGTTATTTGACCCAGATAAAATGATACGGGAGttaactatttttttaatcgaagaaagacttttaaaaaaaaataaagtactGATATCACAAAAGTTTTTGGAAAgcatatatcattataatgattatcaaTTCAAGCACAAATTATGTGATCGTAAAAtgcgaaaggaagaaaaagaaatcttaacATTTCCAGGAAATAAGAATCATGATAATAGagcaattatttataattttatgatagaACATTTAGATCCtcctgaaaaaataaaattacttgtAAAATTAACTACGCAAGTACTTGGTAGAGTTTCTAATGGTACAATTAATGTTACAAGTCAAAAAGGTGCATGTGTTCTAAaagatacattatatatacttaataatgAACGTTTACAACCATTTCTATCCTCTAATAAACATCCTATAAATACTCAAGATCAAGAAGATTTTATGAATCCATCAGATGTATCAACTACTAATGcaataactgtaattataGAAGGAATGAAAAGGCATGGTTTAGAGATATTATTGCCAACATTactaaaagtaaaagagaaattggAAATTTTAAAATCACCTTTAAAACATGATGTAATGAGATTTGTTTTTAGAATGTATACAATTTACAGCAAAGAACATCTTGCAAATTTGTTAAATGAATATCCACAATTGGAGAAAGAAATTGATCAATACAAAAG AAATGTTGATAAAGATGCAAACACAGAGACTGATGATGTTGAAATACAAGATAATTTGGCATCACTTAAGAATGGCACAGAGAATCTTAAAACAAATGTACAACTTTCTATCTGTACTCGTATACCTAAAGTTATTTTACATCGTATTTCACCAACGTCCTTTAAAAAAAggtattcaaaaatattatcttcaaatttaataaataatttacaatctGAGATAAGTTCTTCAGATAATCGGCCTAATTTAATATCTACAAAGTTAAGTAATTCATGTATTTTTAGACAAGAATCTAATCCAAGTACTAGTACACCAAAATTATCTGACAGAAGTTATGGTTATAAACGTGATTATATATTAccaattaaatgtaataaaagatCCTCTCATTCTCAGGAGATGACATTGAATCATAAAGTCATAAAAAGTAGTACAGTGCAAATTGAAAGTGATTCTGAATAG